One window from the genome of Oncorhynchus kisutch isolate 150728-3 linkage group LG21, Okis_V2, whole genome shotgun sequence encodes:
- the LOC109885447 gene encoding serine/threonine-protein phosphatase 2A 56 kDa regulatory subunit gamma isoform-like isoform X4 produces the protein MLTGTSAASVMVLDAPSSNGPFQPVALMHFRDVPPAEQEKLFVQKLRQCCVLFDFLSDPLSDLKWKEVKRAALSEMVEYITHNRNVITEPIYPEVVHVFAVNMFRTLPPSSNPTGAEFDPEEDEPTLEAAWPHLQLVYEFFLRFLESPDFQPNVAKKYIDQKFVMQLLDLFDSEDPRERDFLKTTLHRIYGKFLGLRAYIRKQINNIFYKFIYETERHNGIAELLEILGSIINGFALPLKEEHKIFLLKVLLPLHKVKSLSVYHPQLAYCVVQFLEKDSTLTEPTVMALLKYWPKTHSPKEVMFLNELEEILDVIEPSEFVKVMEPLFRQLAKCVSSPHFQVAERALYYWNNEYIMSLISDNAARILPIMFPSLYLNSKTHWNKTIHGLIYNALKLFMEMNQKLFDDCTQQFRTEKNKEKAKWKEREEAWVKIENLAKSNPQFLVYVDPSDLGSPMETDGPMMEDVNILKKTIEEEATQLQRNERKERPLVRRKSELPQDISTVKALETHRRANDMVTPHDGH, from the exons ATGTTGACAGGCACTAGTGCTGCCAGCGTCATGGTTCTGGATGCACCGAGCTCAAATGGGCCTTTTCAGCCCGTGGCCCTCATGCATTTCAGAG atGTCCCTCCGGCGGAGCAGGAAAAGTTGTTTGTCCAGAAGCTGCGTCAGTGCTGCGTCCTGTTTGACTTTCTGTCGGACCCTCTGAGCGACCTGAAATGGAAGGAGGTGAAGCGGGCAGCGCTCAGCGAGATGGTGGAGTACATCACCCACAACAGGAACGTCATCACAGAGCCCATCTACCCAGAGGTGGTGCACGTG tTTGCAGTGAACATGTTCAGGACATTGCCTCCATCATCCAACCCCACAGGGGCTGAGTTTGACCCAGAGGAGGATGAGCCCACTCTAGAGGCCGCGTGGCCACACCTCCAG CTCGTCTACGAGTTCTTCCTCCGGTTTCTGGAGTCTCCAGACTTTCAACCAAATGTGGCCAAGAAGTATATCGACCAGAAATTTGTAATGCAG CTATTAGACCTGTTTGACAGTGAAGACCCTAGGGAAAGGGACTTTCTAAAGACCACTCTGCATCGCATCTACGGAAAGTTCCTGGGCCTGAGAGCGTACATCAGGAAACAGATCAATAACATATTCTATAA GTTCATTTATGAAACAGAACGTCATAACGGAATAGCAGAGTTATTggaaatattaggaag CATAATCAATGGCTTTGCCTTACCGTTGAAAGAGGAGCACAAGATTTTCCTGTTGAAAGTGTTGCTGCCTTTACACAAAGTCAAGTCCCTTAGTGTCTATCACCCACAG CTGGCTTATTGCGTGGTGCAGTTTCTAGAGAAGGACAGCACTCTCACAGAACCG ACGGTGATGGCTCTGTTGAAGTACTGGCCGAAGACACACAGTCCGAAGGAGGTGATGTTCCTCAATGAGCTGGAAGAAATCCTGGACGTCATCGAACCCTCTGAGTTCGTCAAGGTCATGGAGCCTCTCTTCAGACAGCTGGCCAAGTGTGTGTCCAGCCCTCACTTCCAG gtgGCAGAGAGAGCGCTGTACTACTGGAACAATGAGTACATCATGAGTTTGATCAGTGACAATGCTGCCAGGATCCTCCCTATCATGTTCCCCTCGCTCTACCTCAACTCCAAGACCCACTGGAACAA gacGATCCACGGTCTGATATACAACGCCCTGAAGCTCTTCATGGAGATGAACCAGAAGCTGTTTGATGACTGCACACAGCAGttcagaacagagaagaacaa AGAGAAGGCcaagtggaaagagagagaagaggcgtGGGTGAAGATTGAGAATCTGGCCAAGTCCAACCCTCAG TTCCTGGTGTACGTGGACCCATCAGACCTGGGTAGTCCTATGGAGACAGACGGACCAATGATGGAGGATGTTAACATCTTGAAGAAGACCATAGAGGAAGAAGCCACGCAG CTCCAGAGGAACGAGCGTAAGGAGCGTCCGCTGGTCAGGAGGAAGTCTGAGCTGCCTCAGGACATCTCCACCGTCAAGGCCCTGGAGACGCACCGGAGGGCCAATGATATGGTCACACCACACGACGGACACTAA